attacctccattactttctgtactttgattgttCTATTTTATCTGGATTGCTTTTGATTTCGTTACTTGCTGTGCTTCATCaagctttgaacttcttattcttatctgacttctccttttgattttatttttatttttactgagccgagagtctttcgaaaacagtcgtcctacctcaataggagtcaggtctgcgtacactttaccctccccagaccccacgttgtggaatttcactgggtcgttgttgttgtGAATTCGaatatctaaaataaaaaaatatatttaattaaaatccaTCAGTTATGGTCATAACTGCACAAAAAAGGCTACTGGTACTTACCTTTTTTACATTCATAccctttctatttttttaattaaatttattaacaAACATTAATTCTTCTTGATACAGAAAATCGTTTAACTAATTTTTgtgttcttttatttttaactgCTTAATTAGTTATAAATGTCAAATAACGGTACCCATATATAACAACACCTCACTAATAGCAGCCATAAGATATTCAAATAAACGCTGCCACTGTAACAATATCTGAATGTATATATAATCTTATGTTTAACTCCCCTTTGCAGGTCAATACAATGACAGGACTCAAAACAACACCTGTAAATAGAATAAATAACTGTCTCCAACAGGATATATGGTTCCAACTGATCATATGTGGTGGGTAGAGATTAAAATTATCATTATGGGGGGGGAAATGAGCCACATCCACCCTGACAATACATTCCACAACGACATTAATTATGTTTTAACCTCCCACAACAAGATGGACCAACGTAAAGTTTGAGACACATTACACTGCTCCAACACAAGTATATTTTCAGAAGCATGACCTACCTTCTACACATATCCTGTATTTGAcatgaaaataatcaaaaacATAAAACAGGGCATTATGAATCACTGGTAGGTGTAGTATCTGCTTCAGATGATCTAACTATTGCTTCAATAGTATCCATGTCAATTGTCATAACATCCTCAACTTCCGCCTCTTCTACCTCAGCCATTACTTCATCTGCATCACCTGCACTGGCTATAGGTTCCACTCCATTAGATTGAACTGGGGAAACCTTGGTTTCTGGGTCTGCTTCTGTTGCATTTTGTATGGTATATGGATCACTGGAGATAGGCAATGTTGATGTGACTAACAAATTCTGCAGACAGGTAAAGCATGAATTAATACCCCAGAAATAGTAATTACAAAAGAAGACCACATTCAGACTGTAGCAGATATTCAGAAACTATTGGAACCCTTTTTTTTAACAGGTAAGTTCCCAACAATTGTCAACTAAGCTCAGTAATGTGATCTTACACTAAGCTGGCAGACACGGTGGGGGTGGTTCTTAGTGAGTTTCCTCCAAAAAGTTGTCATTCAAGATTTGGACGTTAAAAAATGTTGAGATGCTACATCAATGAGATTTAAGAACGTGAAACTTTATAAGCACTATAAGGATCCACATCGAAATCAAACCTTTTCTAGAGCCAACGCAAGCTTTGACAGCTTGGAATAAATGTTCCGCGCATCCAACAAAATCTGCTCAATATTAGAGACAACGCAAAACCAATATATCAAATGTTTAATTGAGGGCCAGAAATCAGACATCAGCATGAAGAAAATCGTTGTAGCAGTGAAAAGAACATACAAAATACACTAAAAAGAACTCATATTGAGCATACTCTCACTAAGCTGCTATAAGACGACTCCTATACTAGAAaaacacaatttttttcatgAAATAGAGAAACACAGCTTTAAATTCAAAGGAAAATCATGTAGAATGAAGTACTAACATGTACAACAA
This sequence is a window from Solanum dulcamara chromosome 10, daSolDulc1.2, whole genome shotgun sequence. Protein-coding genes within it:
- the LOC129870468 gene encoding uncharacterized protein LOC129870468 isoform X1 → MDSPQSGFTGMESEKPINDEEVKSVIEVMAATGKYWHDWDKLKGMLSFHLKQVLSDYPEAKMTIEQQQSCLGESLTDLAKRLDDALNSFAEGPPFTLQRLCEILLDARNIYSKLSKLALALEKNLLVTSTLPISSDPYTIQNATEADPETKVSPVQSNGVEPIASAGDADEVMAEVEEAEVEDVMTIDMDTIEAIVRSSEADTTPTSDS
- the LOC129870468 gene encoding uncharacterized protein LOC129870468 isoform X2 yields the protein MDSPQSGMESEKPINDEEVKSVIEVMAATGKYWHDWDKLKGMLSFHLKQVLSDYPEAKMTIEQQQSCLGESLTDLAKRLDDALNSFAEGPPFTLQRLCEILLDARNIYSKLSKLALALEKNLLVTSTLPISSDPYTIQNATEADPETKVSPVQSNGVEPIASAGDADEVMAEVEEAEVEDVMTIDMDTIEAIVRSSEADTTPTSDS